One window from the genome of Anaerococcus sp. Marseille-Q7828 encodes:
- the rpoZ gene encoding DNA-directed RNA polymerase subunit omega, translating into MNNPSFKKLSEISPSRYDICMIVSKRARRIVSGSAPLTKKIEAKPVTQALNEVVEGKVCKK; encoded by the coding sequence ATGAATAACCCATCTTTTAAGAAGCTATCAGAAATTAGCCCAAGTAGATACGACATTTGTATGATTGTATCAAAAAGAGCAAGAAGAATTGTAAGTGGTTCTGCTCCACTAACTAAAAAAATTGAAGCAAAACCAGTCACACAAGCCCTAAACGAAGTAGTTGAAGGTAAAGTTTGTAAGAAATGA